A region of the Chryseobacterium gotjawalense genome:
TTTTGCCAAAGTTCTGAACTCCAGGCCAAGTTTGGGTTACATGATTTTTGGAACGATCTCTTTTCCTAAAGATGCCAGTTCTGATTCGGTAAAAGATAAAATTTACCGGGATTTGAAAGAAGGAAAAACCTTTCAGGAAGTGGCAAAACTATATGGAGCCAATGAACATGAGAAAGAAAATGGTGGCGTAATTATGGGTTCACCAACTTTGCCGGACGAAGTTTATGAATTGTTCAAAGGAAAAAAAGCGGGATATTACACGCCGGAACCTTTGCTTTTTGGAGACAGTTATTTTGTTTTTAATATTTATAATGTTGAACCTTATGTTTTAACAGAAAAAAACAGAGCATTCTTCCTGAGAGAGATGAACAACACGCTTTATGCTGAAGTCTTACAGGACAGGATGACGGCTTTCCTGAAAACAGATCCTTCTTATAAAGAATTTCCGGCTTTTCAAAACATCAAAAAATCGTATCAGAATTTAGTGGCTGCAAAAGACAGCGAACTTCTTTATCAGTATAAAAATGAAAAAGTAACCGCCGGATTTATCAAAGAACTCATTGGTGACAAAAAAGACGATGCTGCAAAACTATCACCTGCAGTTTGGGCAGAAGCTCTGAATAATATCAATTCTCAGGATATTCTGAAAATTTACAGTAAGAACTTTACCACTATTAAAAATGTAAAAGAGGAACTGGAAGCCAATAAAAAATCACTTTACTCTGACTATATTTTCTCCAGATATTTGACTGAAGAAATTGCAAAACACCCGGAATGGCTGACCGAATATTACAACCAGCACAAGTCCAAATACATTTGGGGCGAAAGAGCGGAAGGTAGAGTTGCCATCTTCGGTGACGCCAAACTGACCAAAGATATTGCTAAAGAAATAAAAGATGTTAAGGCCTGGGAGTTTTTAAAAGGGAAATTCGCCGGAAAACTGAATGACAAAAAACAAGTCCTGGTGAATTTTGAAAAAGGCGAAATGTCGAAAGAAGCTGACGTCTTTACCAAATACAATGTTCCTTTTAAAACAGGCGTTCACACCACTAAAATGGGAGATAAATCTTTGGTGATCGCCATTGATAAAATTCTTCCTCCTTCCCAGATGACCCAGGAAGAAGCAGCAGAAGAATTGAAAGATGCCGTGAACGAAAAAAAGCTCAATGAAATCATCGCTGAACAGAAAGCGAAAACTAAAATTGTGGTTCAACCCGAATTCCTAAAGGATTTAGAAAAGAATTTTAAGAAATAATTATAATAAAACATGCAGGTTATTTCGTTTAGAATGATAATTTTGCAAATCGATAAAAAATAGATATGAACAAAAATGTAAAATTCACCCTGCTTTTTAGCTTAATGCTCGTGTTTTTCGGGACTCTCAACAAAGCGCAGACGCATTTGAAAAAAGGCGACATGATTGATGGGATTGCTGTAGTCGTAGGGGATGAAATTATTTTAGAATCAGATATAGAAGAACAGGCCAACTTTGCAAAACAGCAGGGTGCGAATGTTGCAGACAAATGCGAATTTGTGGAAAGTATCATCAACAATAAACTTTTGATCTATGAAGCCAAAAGAGATACGTTGATCGAAAACCGATCTGCAGCGATCAAAGAGCAGGCGAACCAAAAATACACTCAGATTTTAGGGCAGTTTCCGGATGAGAAAACAATGCTTTCTACCTATAAATTCCGCACCGCTTTTGAGATGAAAAATGCCATCGAAAAGATTGATGCCGACAACTATTACGGACAGATGAAGTTTGGCAGAATTACCGATAAAGCTGACGTTACACCCAATGAAGTAACCGATTTTTTTACTACTTTTCAATACCAGCTTCCAGAAGTGAAAGATGAAGTTTCGCTTTCTCAGATTGTCATGTATCCCAAACTGACCAATGCCCACAAAGATGAAATCATTGCACGGCTCAATAAAATAAAGCAGGATATTTTAGCAGGCGAATCTTTTGAAAGCCAGGCCAGAATTTATTCAGACGACCCGGGATCTGCCGCAAAAGGAGGATTATACACCAATATTGCAAAAGGCAAAATGGTAAAACCGTTCGAAGCAGCAGCGCTGAATTTGCAGGAAGGGGAAATCTCTGATCCGGTAGAATCCGATTTTGGGTACCACCTCATTCAATTGGTAAAGAAAAGTGGGAAGCAGTATGATGCCCGCCACATCCTCTTAAAAGCCGAACCGGATGCAGAAGAAATTCAATCTGCAAAAAAAGAATTAGACAGCATCAGAACTTTAATTATCGATGGTAAAATGAGTTTCAAAGACGCAGCATTCCGATTTTCAGATGACAAACAAACCAAGTTCAATGCAGGAATTATCACCGGACAGGACGGGTCAGATAAAATTGAAAAGCTAAATCTCCCACCCACGATCTCTTACCAGATTGCAGGACATAACAAAGGCGACATTACCGATGTATTTCAAGATACCGCGCAACAGGACCGAAAAACCGTAGCCATCATTAAAATCGATGATGTGATCGCAGCGCACAAACTGGATATTACTACCGATTACAACAGAATTAAGCAAATGGCGCTTAATAAAAAGAAAAACGAAATGGTAGAAAAATGGGTAAAAGAAAAATTACCAAGTGTATTTATTTCTATCAATGACCGTTACAAAGACTGTACTTTCAAAACTGACTGGCGTAAAACAGTTACCAAATAAATAAAATTAAATCTCTGCACTGGCGGAGATTTTTTTTGCATATCATATTACAAATTCTACGGGAATGAAGCATGAAAATCTGAATAAGGAGCAACAAGATTTTCGCTTTGTAGAAATCCGGTCCCGCTTTCCGCTGTATCTTTTTTTTCGTCGTTCCTCCTCGAAAAAAGGATGCCGCTGCAATCGGGGCTAGAACATCAGGCATTTATTCTTTCGAAAGAATCCCTTACGTCTATAATAAAAGAAGTTCTTTTGATTATTTATGAGGGATTATTACTATTTTAGTTGTGTAATAATGTTCTACACGTAAACTTCCGTTAAGAGGTAAAATATTGTGAAAAATCACCAAAAACAAATTACGATAAATGAAACAGAAAGAACCATCAGAATTATCAGATCAGGAACTCTTGCAGGAAGTACAGAAAATCAAATCAGCTTTAATCGTCAATGCGGTATTATGCAGCATCATGATTGGAGTTGCCACTTACAGCACGGTAAAAAACGGTCTTGGAATTCTTACTTTTTTTCCGCTCTTTTTCATTCCTGTTTTTACTAAAAACAGAGCCCGAAAAAAAGCCGTAGAAAACCAGCTGAAAGAACGAAACCTTGTATAAAATATCACGCTCATACTGCCAGAATATTGTATCATTTGGTTCTGTTTAAAACGAAATAATTTTTACGCCCGCTGTTTTTGAAGGCTGTATCTTTGATGAATGTATTTTGATTGATCGTCATTTCGTTTCAATTGTTATCCTTACTTTGCCGGCAAAAAAAATATTCATTAACAATGAAAATCATAACTATGGAAGAATTAAACAATCTTGAATTGGCCCTTTTAAACGCTTTGACCGAAAAATATCCCTCTTTAAAATCTCATATTCCCTATTTAAAAGTGAAGGAAAGAAAAAACACCGGTGTCGGAATGGAGGTAAATCTTGAATATGTGAATGCTGATGAAGAATTGAATTTTGATGATATGAATGCATTATTCAGTAATGGAGAAAATATAGAAATTAAAGGTTTAAAACAGGGTTTAAGTTATGTAATTGACGTTACTGACGGCAAAATTTTATATATCGAATTTTCAACATACGGTGAAAATTGGAATGGAGAATTCGGGGAATACAAAATTATTAAAGATTAACTTTTTGTTTTAAAGGAGGTTTCTCCTGCGTTCATTTTTTGATGATGATAAAATATCAGATCTACCTCTTTCTTCTGTAATAAATTTTCACTCGCATATTTTTTCCTCACCGCCGAATTATTTAAATTTACCACATGAGTAATTTTTTAGATTTT
Encoded here:
- a CDS encoding peptidylprolyl isomerase encodes the protein MRKIVGVLMMMVFGGGISAQYMIVGKDSISLAQFKKENLYGLENAGVANTINTTQNFYLFQQFAAEKKADTLTYFRERMSEREAELRSKYFFPSQVIDPVLNDFVKDNQTEKEVQVFILEKTEGDKTDYQQVYNDVKSGKLTIEDAISKYTKANPKPIYIKPGSLDNQMYAEIKTLPNNTLTKFFNTPSYIGFAKVLNSRPSLGYMIFGTISFPKDASSDSVKDKIYRDLKEGKTFQEVAKLYGANEHEKENGGVIMGSPTLPDEVYELFKGKKAGYYTPEPLLFGDSYFVFNIYNVEPYVLTEKNRAFFLREMNNTLYAEVLQDRMTAFLKTDPSYKEFPAFQNIKKSYQNLVAAKDSELLYQYKNEKVTAGFIKELIGDKKDDAAKLSPAVWAEALNNINSQDILKIYSKNFTTIKNVKEELEANKKSLYSDYIFSRYLTEEIAKHPEWLTEYYNQHKSKYIWGERAEGRVAIFGDAKLTKDIAKEIKDVKAWEFLKGKFAGKLNDKKQVLVNFEKGEMSKEADVFTKYNVPFKTGVHTTKMGDKSLVIAIDKILPPSQMTQEEAAEELKDAVNEKKLNEIIAEQKAKTKIVVQPEFLKDLEKNFKK
- a CDS encoding peptidylprolyl isomerase produces the protein MNKNVKFTLLFSLMLVFFGTLNKAQTHLKKGDMIDGIAVVVGDEIILESDIEEQANFAKQQGANVADKCEFVESIINNKLLIYEAKRDTLIENRSAAIKEQANQKYTQILGQFPDEKTMLSTYKFRTAFEMKNAIEKIDADNYYGQMKFGRITDKADVTPNEVTDFFTTFQYQLPEVKDEVSLSQIVMYPKLTNAHKDEIIARLNKIKQDILAGESFESQARIYSDDPGSAAKGGLYTNIAKGKMVKPFEAAALNLQEGEISDPVESDFGYHLIQLVKKSGKQYDARHILLKAEPDAEEIQSAKKELDSIRTLIIDGKMSFKDAAFRFSDDKQTKFNAGIITGQDGSDKIEKLNLPPTISYQIAGHNKGDITDVFQDTAQQDRKTVAIIKIDDVIAAHKLDITTDYNRIKQMALNKKKNEMVEKWVKEKLPSVFISINDRYKDCTFKTDWRKTVTK
- a CDS encoding FUSC family protein, translating into MKQKEPSELSDQELLQEVQKIKSALIVNAVLCSIMIGVATYSTVKNGLGILTFFPLFFIPVFTKNRARKKAVENQLKERNLV